The genomic region AATATTGATGGTAGAGGTATTGACATTAATGCCCAAAACTTGCGGGCAGAGGGTGGAGCGCAAATATCCACCCTGACACTGGGAAATGGTACGGGGGGTGCTGTGAATATCCGCGCTACCGACTCAGTGGAACTCAGTGGGATTGGAGTTGAGAGTTATCAACAGTTTATCGCTAAGTTTCTGGTATCGGGAACTATCGACCCTTTTGACCCGCAAATTGTTCTCCTTAGTAGCACTGCTGCTTCGGGAAACGCCGGAATTATTACGATTGATACCCCTAGATTGCTGATAGAAAATGGGGTGGGAGCAGGTAGCGCCACTTTAGGTGCTGGCAATGGCGGAAATATGACCATCCGTGCCAGGGTTTTCGATCTGGTCGGTTCTGTCATCAACAGCGGCACATTTCAGGGGAGTACCGGCATAGGAGGAAACATTATCTTTGAGGGAGAAAGGTTCATAGTGCGGGATGGTAGTATTATTACCACCGTCACCCGCAGTCAGGCAGCATCGGGGAATATCGATATTAAAGCGTCTGAATCAGTAGAATTGTTGCGTACACCTGATGGAAGTATTCTGCAAACCAACATCAACACCACCACTCTTGGTTTGGGGAAAGCGGGGGACATTACCATTGATACGAAGCGGTTGATTGCCTCAGAGGGAGCCGGGATTACTTTATCAAGTGGTAGCATTATAGGAGAAAGCTTATTTGCTACGACTGGGGGATCTGGGGGGAATTTAACAATTAGGGCCGCTGAGTCGATAGAAGTGGTTGGTATCTCTGGGGTTTTGGCGAATATGGGTCAGATTCCTAGTTTTCTCGCCACTCAAACCACTACCTCGAATCGAGCAGGCGATATCCAAATTTACACCCCCGTGCTGATCCTGCGGGATGGAGGCATAATTACTGCGGCATCTTTAGGCGCGGGAGATGCCGGAAACGTCACGATTGATGCGGGTCGTGTAGAAGTCATTGGCAGTGGGAATAACGGTCGATTTATTAGTAAAATTGAGGCTTCCGTTGGCAGCGTGTTGACCTTTTCCAATCCCAGCGCTACGGCGAATGCGGGTTCGGTGAATCTGAATGCAAATCGATTAATTGTCCGGGATGGAGCGACGGTCAATGTCCAGGCGTTGTCCACGGGGCGGGCTGGTAATATTAATGTTGTAGGTGATGCTCTAGTTCTCGATAACCAAGGTAGCATTGATGGCAGAACTGCATCCGGTACAGGAGCAAATATTAACCTCCAAGCACGGGATCTCCAATTGCGCCGCAATAGTCGCATCGCAACAGATGCGGGTAATACTACTGGCGGTAACATCAATATTAATACCAATACCTTAGTAGCTCTAGAAAATAGCGATATTACGGCTAACGCACAAAGAGGTTCTGGCGGTAGAGTTAGTATCACTGCACAAGGCATCTTTGGCACTCAATTCCGGGATAGCTTGACCCCACAGAGCGATATTACCGCCACTTCTGACCTTGGTGTCCAGTTCAATGGGACTGTAGAAATCAACACACCGGATGTTGACCCCAGTTCTGGGTTAGTAGAGTTCTCGGCAAATTTCGACGATGTGAGCGCGAGCATTGCCCAAGGTTGTCCAGCTTCAGGGGGAAATCGCTTTGCCGTCGTCGGACGCGGCGGTTTACCCGTCACCCCTTACGACCCCCTCAATAGTTGGTATAACATACCACGAGTGTCTGGTATAGTCGGGGGAGAGCAAGTTCGTAGCAGAGTGATTCTTCCTTCTGTCAATCAACAGTCGCCAATTATCGAGGCGACGGGATGGGCGATCGACGATCGAGGTAGAATAAAATTGGTCGCCCAAGCACCTAGCGTTACCTCCCAAACTCCTTGGAATACTTCACCTGGGTGTCATCTTTAAAGAAGCATTACTCGAATCGATCGGAGAATTTCTATGACCGCTTCCACAGTAGAACGTCTGGACGAACCGATTTTAATCGACGGTTTGACATGGCGCGAATTCAAAGCAGTTGAGCAATTGATCGATCGTCCGGGGTTACGGTTGTCATTTTTAGATGGAGTGCTGGAAATCGTAAAGATGCCTGGTAAGAAACACGAAACTGTTAAGGAACGGATCGGAACGTTACTAGATACTTATTTAGAACTTGCTGGCTTTGATTATACCCCCACTGGGTCTATGACGCTGGAAAGTGAAGTAGAACAAGTAAAACGCGAAGCGGATAAGTCATACGAACTAAGGCCCGATCGCGAACATCCAGATCTCGTTATTGAAGTTACTGTTACCAGCGGAGGAATTAACAAACTGGAAGCATACAAGCGCCTTCAAATTCCTGAAGTTTGGTTCTGGGAAAAAGGAAAGCTGTTGCTGTATGCTCTGGGTTCTGACGGATATGTTGAAATCGAGCGATCGGAGGTTTTACCAAATTTAAATATAGAACTCCTGACTCGTTGCATTAACTTATCCAACCACGTTCAAGCAGTGAAAGAGTTTCGACAAGGAATTAATCTAAGCTGAAACTCAATTTAGAGTGTTTAAAAATAGTTAAACAACTGTATGGCGCAACCATCGCAACTAACAACTCAGACGTTATATAGCCAAGATTATTATCTTTGGATTAAAACAACTATAAACCAACTTCGTGTCGGTCAATTTTATGTCGTAGATATAGATAACTTGATCGAAGAGTTGGAGAGTATGGGTAGAAGCGAGAAGCGAGCAATTAAAAGTTTATTAATTCGACTTCTAGAACATCTATTGAAACTTAAATACTGGGATGCCGAACGAGAACGTAATGAAGGTCACTGGAAAGGTGAGATCCGAACATTTCGGAGAGAAATTAAAGATCGACTGAAAGATAGTCCCAGCCTGAAGCCTTACATCCTAGAAATTTTTGACGAATGCTACGAAGAAGCAAGAGCAGAAGCAAGCGATCGTTCAAAACTTTCGCTCCATACATTTCCGGTAACACCAATTGGATCTTTGGAACAAATTTTAGAGTTAAACTCGTTTCCCGATCATAGCTAGTTCATAAATCGCTCTGTAAAAAAGATAGCGAATAAAAAATGCCCAAAGGTTACTTCTATTTTACTTTTTTATTTTTAATTGTTTTGCTAATTCCACCCAATGTGCAATTCCTTTTTGCGTCGGTTGTCCCGATGAATTGAATGTCCAAATCTCTCTTTTGTGTTGTGGGCTATTACTGATGTGAATTGGTCTATCCGCACCATAATAATATAGAGAATCGAAAGGTAACTTTTGTGATAAAATCCAATCAATTACCCAATCGCTCATCTCCCCCTCGATCGAAAAATCGCAAGACGCTCCCAATCTTTGGCAATAATACTTACCGTTCTTATTCACCTCATGCGCCATATGCTGATCGATATCAGGAGCAACACGACCATTTTTTTGTACCGTCTCCGCATCTTTCTTGTCCAGATATCTCTTCAAATCCTTCGAGCAAAACCCATAAGTCAGGCGAAACTTATCAATTCCGAAAAAATCAATAATTGGCTCTAGAATAAATTGGTATAAATGTTGGAGTGCAGGCAATGTTTCTTCTAAGTTTTCGGGAAAGGGATTGATCTGCTCGGCGTACTTCTGATAAGTATTGCTACAAGTACAAAACTCCTCAAGAGTCAAGTATTTTCCCAGGTGTAATTTTTTCATTATAGATTGACTGCGACATCACAATCAATAATAATGGGTTATGTCTATATTGGGATACTTGGGATGGAAAAGAAACCCGGTTTTTTCAAAAAACCGGGTTTCTGGTCGATCGTTTTGCTTAGCATTCTAGAGGGGATATAATGAATGAAGTAGTAGATTGAACAGGAGCATCTTGAAGGTAAATTATGCAAAAATTTATCACACAATTAAAAGTGCGGCATTACGAAATGGATGCCCTGGGTCACGTTAACAACGCCGTTTATCAGCATTATTTAGAACAGGCGGGGATTGAACATTCCGAATATCTGGGTTTTACAGTAGCTCGCTACCATGAATTAGGTGGAGTGTTCGTGATGCGACGTTTGGAAATTGATTATCTCCGTCCCGCCGTGGCAGGCGATATTCTGGAAATCACTACTTGGTTGCAAGAACTTCGCGGTTCCCGTGCCATCCGTCGTTACGAACTTCGTATCTTAGGAAAAGAAGAGTTAGTGGTGAAAGCAGAAGTTTTGTGGGTGTGGGTGAATTTGGCGACGATGCGCCCAAAAGCTATTCCTCCAATTATGCTACAAGCCTTCCAAGGGACTAAGCCATCTTCTCTCAGCGAACCGCTAACAGCAACAGATATTGGCTAATAAATTATCAGCTAATTGCTAATTGCTTCTTGTTGGCTGTTACGCCAAATCTAACTTTCCTTGCAGATGTACTACTTTACTATTCATGATAAGTTAAGGTGAGGCTCGTGAAGACAAACTTACACTCTCAAGTAATATTTTTCAACCAATTGAACGTACCAAAATCATCCCAGATATTATATCTACAGGACAGCAAACCTAAAAATATCTGGGAGGCAAACGGCATGAATAATCCCATTGGAGGAATATTTGGTACGCTTATGTGGAGTTTATTATGGCTGATTCCCATTCTAGGAATTGCATTTTTTCTATCACGTAGGAAGTTTTAAATAGTGAATGAAATCCTTCTTTAGGTACAAGACGAACAGTTGCTTATCGTGCCATCATCAAATATATGAACAGTGCCGAACGCCTTGCTACTCTCGATCGCATCCGTAAATTCAGCCGCCTGATGGATAGCGCCTTCCGCATCCCAGTGATAGGCTTTCGCTTTGGATTAGACCCCATTATCGGTTTAATTCCAGGTGCCGGAGATCTTGTAAGTACAGCCTTTTCAGCTTACATCATTTTTCTGGCTGCTCGTTTCGGCTTGCCGCCGCAAGTCATGTACAAAATGATATTAAATATCGGTCTAGAAGCTGTAGTAGGTGCAGTACCTCTGGTAGGTGACTTGTTCGATGCCTATTACAAGTCCAATATCCGTAACTTGGAGCTTTTAGAGCGACATCTCATGGTAGTTGAGCCAGAAGTTATCCAGCAAAGCCATTTGGAAACGCCGGATCTAGTTTCGCCAGTTCCGACTACGAAAACCTATCAAAAAGTTAGTTCGTAGCTGGAATTATTGCCTTTGGATATCAAGTCTGGTTAATTATTTTAAATAAATGTAGGTAATAGGTATTGGCAGAAATAACAGCTAATACCTATTATTGAGCATAAGTGCGATCGCAATACCCAGATTTAAAAACCAAGGAGCGGAAGCCACAAACCAAACGATACTAATGGCAACGATCGTAACGGTGAATGCACCCAAAATTTCCCCTGTCTGGCGCTCTACATTTGTGTGCATATAAGTCCAGAAAGTCGTTATAGCCAGCAAAGAGGGAATAAATAGGTGAGTCAGAGTCATAGTAATCATCGTTTTTTTCACTATCAACGAGGGAATGATAGGCGTTAGCGCCGTTAGTGGTAGGTATATTATCGCTTATAGCCTAGTTTTTTGCGATCGCCACTAATCTCTGATTTAGGCACGCTCCTATATTGGGTAGTCTGAGAAGCTTCCCACTTCCTACGCTTGGTTCACCCAACTGGATGAATTTTAGTCTAAATCTGGAGTAGAAGCAATCCCAAAGGCCAGCAAACCCACAAGTTCGCCCACAGCAAAGCCTTGAAACTTTGCCTCCCACCCAAGTAAGATATTAATAATCTAGTAAATCTTTTTTTAGCATAATTTTACAATTTTCACAGAATTTAGTCCCCTTCCCCTTGGAAATCAAACCAACAACCCATCAAATTATTACATAATTCCCTGTTAAAACAAACGTCACAACTATATGTCATATACAACAAATCTTCGTAGCTCACCTCCAAATTATTTAAAGTATTAGATGAGTCATCATTTTCAGAATAATTATCAACAAAATCATCATTTTTAAAATCTTTTCTATCGGCTACTAAAACTTCGTTTTTTTTATTCTCTTGCCATTCTTCTAAATCCAGTATAGATATTGATTTTGGAATTACACCAGATCTGAAACCTCGCTCATTAGGTTGCAAATCTGTCGTAAAAACGCCACACCTTAATTGTTTAATTGGTATTTGCCAATATATACTTAATTTATCCCTAAAATCAATAACTTGATTAATAACCTGATTTCTCTGCTTGTTTCTTCTTTTTTTTGCTGTATCTCCTGTTGCCTGTGTGTCAATATATTTAGTCTCAATCACAAACAGACTGTCTCGATCTGTGAGATAGACCAAATCACACTTTCCTAGATGGGTATTTCCCAAAACATCTGGGGATTGTTCAAACAAAATTAGTTCCTTACATGAAGTAAAATATTTTTGGACGTTAAAAAATAGAAATGCTTGCAATAAAAGTTCTTTATCCTCAGAATAACGACCGCAAACAACATCTTCAAAAAACTTTATATAATCTTCCTGACTTTGGAGAGCTTTGCCTTTACAAAATGAAACAAATTCATTCATACCCATAATTATCAACTCCTTTAAAATTGGGTGAGTGTAAATTTTAATCGTACATTACCCCTAATCCACTATATCACAGTTGAGTGAGGCAAGATTCTCTATACATCACTATGTGATCGCGTCCCAATTTTTTGGCTTGATATGGTAAAATCAGAATAATGGCGATGCGTGTTTGTCAGGAGAAAGAAATGACTATTACTCAAGCTAAGCGCTTTACGCTGGAAGAATATCACAGACTAACAGAAATTGGATTTTTCCATGAAGATGACCGAATCGAGTTAATTAAAGGAGAAATTATTGAAATGGCAGCCAAAGGTACAGCTCACGAAACTTGTCTGAGAAACTTGTTGCGAGAACTACCAAGACTGGTAGGAGATAGAGGAACTTTACAATCTCAGGCTCCGATTATTTTACCGCCGAACAGCGAACCAGAGCCAGATTTTGCTATTCTCCAAAACCGAGAGGATAATTATTTATCGGCTCACCCAAGTCCAGGTGATGTGTTGCTGGTGATGGAAGTAGCAGATTCTTCTATCGATTATGACAAAAATATTAAAATACCCCTCTATGCTGAAGCGGGTATATCCGACTATTGGATATTTAATTTATTCAATAATCAATTGGAAGCTTACAGCGAATCTTATCAGGATAATAAAGGGAAATTTGCATATAAAAATAGGCAAATTGTTTTGCCAAATCAGGTAATAGCTTTGCCTTGTTTTCCTGATTTGTCTTTGGATTTAAGTAGAGTGTTTCCGCCCAAACTGAACGCTTAAACTAACTGGAATGTGAAAAGAAACCGGGTTTCTTGGAGAAACCCGGTTTCTGGCGGCAGTTGAGGCACGAAACTAACCCAAGTTGCTAGTTATCTAGTTGTGGCTGGTATTTGTTAGGTTGTTGCGCTTTAGCGATCTTATTACAACTGGGATAAGAGCGCTAAAGCGCAACAACATACCCAGAAAGTGATGAGCCGCTCACCCGCTGGGGACTCAAGTCCCCAGCTAATAGCGAAAGTCCATTAAAATGGACTGGAAGATTAGTATTAAGTCCACTTGAGTGGACTTAAGCTATTAGCCAGCGATTTGAATCGCTGGCGGGCCTCAAGCGAAGTCAGTGGCTTTGTGTACAATTAAATTCCGATCGATTCGCCAACAATATCATTGATTCTCTTGACTTTTCTAGCCCCTATTACACTTGACTGAGGCACGATTCGCTGCACATTACAATGCGATCGCGTCCTAAGTTTTTAGCCTGATAAAGTGCCCTATCGGCCCCTGCAATCAATTCCTTTGGGGAAATGTCAGCAGTCGGAATCAGACAAGCCACCCCAGCGCTGAGGGTAATACAATCGCTGACTTCTGAAGCGAAATGAGGAATCTGCAAATCTTTGACTCTGATTTGGATTTCCTTTGCCACTCGCAATGCCCCTTTGAGATCGGTGTTGGGCAAAATTACCGCAAATTCTTCTCCTCCATAACGGGCAACTAAATCGGCAGGGCGCTTCACTGCCCGCTGGATAGCTTTAGCAACCAGTCGCAAACATTCATCCCCTGCTTGATGACCGTAGGTATCGTTATAGGATTTGAAAAAATCGATATCGCACAAAATTAGAGACAGCGGTTGTTTGTCGCGAGCTAAAATCAGCAATTGCTGTAGCAAATACTCATCAAACCTGCGCCTATTAGCTATATGAGTTAAACCATCGGAACTGGCTAGGCGCTGCAACTGTTCGTTTGCGGCTTGCAACTGTTGATAAAGTTCCGCTTGTTGAATGGCGATCGCTAACTGATTCGCCAGATGTTTCATTAACTCAATCTCCAAAGGCTGCCATGCCCTGAGTGTCCCACACTGCTGAACCATCAACAGTCCCCACAACTGTTCTCCTTGCAGAATAGGAACCTCCAAGTTGGCTTTTACGCCCCAGTTTCTTAATAATTCGATGTGGCAATTGGGAAAATTGGCGGCAGTAGAAATATCTTCTATAGCTCGAATGTTACCCTGCTGATAATAAGAAAAATTACCATCTCTGAGGCAACAGTCTGGGATGTTCGCTCCCAGTATAGATGTGCAGTTAGAGGCCAGAGATTCTACGGCCACATTGCCTATCTTGACGATATTGCTGTCTTTGTGCGTATTGGGCCCAAAGCGGAAAATGATCGCGCGATCGGTCCCTAGAAACTGTCGCACTTGCGTCACCGCAGTGTTGAGAACTTCACTGAGATTTAGCGACTGGCGGATGTGCTGAGTAATTACCCCCATCAGCCGCTCCCGTTCAGTTTGCAGCCGCATTGCTTCTTCCGTCCACTTGCGTTTGCTGATATCTTGAGCTGTTCCCAGAATTTGTTTGGGCAAACCCTCAGCCGTTCTAGCGAAAACGATTTCCCGGCTGTGAAACCAGCACCATTCACCCGATCGATGCTTGATTCGATATTCCCTCTCCAGAATATCACCATCTTGTGCAATAGTGAACTTTTCCTGGTGTGCAGAAACTTGCCATAAATCTTCTGGATACATCAAGTCAGGAAATAACTGCGACCCCATTTGTTGAATCTCTTCAGCTGTATAACCCAGCAATAAATCCACTTGGCGATTGATATAGATATTCCGCTTTTCTATCAAGTCATAGATGTATATAAGACAAGGCGTGGCATCGGCAATTGTTTGAATAAAATGCTGGCTTTCTCGGAGTGCCTCCTCTACCTTTGTGCGTTCCTTAATCTCTTCCAAAGCCCGATCTCGCATGGCGCGGTAATCTTGGATACGATAAGTCAGATCCGTAACATCCTCGATTACGAAAAGGGCATAGAACGATTTTGGATTATTAAGCTGTTGGTGGGATTCGACAATATCTGACTCACAAGCTGCATTGCCCAATCGAAAATCGCATTCGCAGGCTCTGCTTAGCAACGAGCCAAATCTAAAATCGGGTGCAGGTACAGTAGTTACAGTTGTGTGCTGGATGCGCCACCGTCCATCCGCCATCTGAGCGGGAATAATCGACTTGTGAAGCTGAGAAGAAAAAATAGTTGGGGGTCCACCTTCAAAAATCTGCTTCAGTCTATGGGCGTACTTAGGCTGATGCAGATGAGGAAAATAGATGCCAATATCCTTTAAGAGAATTTCGCTTCTAGAAATTCCCGTCCAGTCTTCCAGACATCGGTTCCAAAAAAGAACGCTAAAATCTTCTCGGAGAACGCAAACTCCTTCGGGAACCCGATCAAGAATGCCAAACTCTTTCTGGGCTGCCTGGATCTCGTTCATTATCACCCTCAAAAGCTAGGTCAATGGCCTTTAGCATAGCGTCGAAGGAACCCACTTTAAAAATTACAACAATATCTCCAGCAATTTGCAGTTGCTCGATGATAAAACGGGTATGTGCCAAGAAAACGCTGGCCTTGGCATCAAGCTGCTTTGAATTGACCAACTTGTCAATCCTACCTTCTACATAAGTGGGCAGTGAGTATTCCAAGTGTTGTACTAAGACGTTACTCAGGGAACCCATAATGCCGTTGAGAACAATATTGCCTACTTCAAGCAAGGTTCCTATTTTCACAGAATCCAGGTCAGGAGTGCCCGCAGTTTCACCTGTGAGAACTTCCACGAGGGTAGATGCACTTTCCGTCGGAAAAATTAGCTCGGCAGTGCCAGCAAACGAGCCAGAGAAGTTCAAGCCTACTGTGGAAAGTAGATCTCCATTGAATCGTATTTCGAGATCCGGTTGCAACTCTTGTGGGGAAAGCACTTTTATATAAGGGATACGCAGGCAAATCGGGGAACCGATCATCTCGTTTAGCACGCCAGCGGCTCTGCCCACGCCAATATTCACCAACTCCTGCAAAACATCTACCTGGTCAACTGTTAGGTTCATATATCCCTTCCTGGGTGGCAACCCCGATCGCTTTTTTGACCCAATGGCGCAGTTCCTCTGGTTTGGGGATCTTGTTAAGAACTGTTAACGCTCCCAGTTCTAAGCATTCAGCGCGAGTGGTTTGCTGAACATCCGCCGTCACTACAATTGTCGGAATCTGCAAACCTTCGTCCCGCAGCGCCAGAAGCACTTGTCGCCCGCCCATTTCCGGCATTAAGAGGTCTAACACTATACACTCTGGGTTGTGGGTGCGAATCATCTGTAGACCTTGTAGTCCGTTCGGCGCTTCCAGGATGGTATGTCCTTCTGCTTTCAGGATTTTCTGGAGCATCTTGCGAATGAAAGCTGCATCTTCTACGATTAAAATCAATGCCACTATTTCTTTTCCTCAAGTTTTTTTAATTTAAGTAAATTTCTGTAATAATACAGCAAAGTGAATCGTAGTGACTACAGCAGTTAGTCATAATGGTTAACATAAATTATTAATTCCATGCCATCAGGTAGAGATTTGCTGGCGCGATCGCTACTTTTACCATTTATTTCTTACGGCTTTTCATCAACTTTTTTAAGCCTAACACAAAAGTCTAAACCAATTGTAATTTATTTACCGCAATTTTATTTTAAAATAAAATTAGTACTAATTCAAGTTCCTAGTTACTTGCTTTCTAGGTACGTTGTTGCGCTTTAGCGCTCTTATCCCAGTTGTAATAAGAGCGCTAAAGCGCAACAACGTACCTACTAACTACTAAATGCCTTACCTGAAAAAGCACCTAGAGACTACAAAGTTGTTATACTTTCTGATATTAATGGTGCAAAGGTGAACGCTCGCTTTACCTTTGATCGGTAATTTTTGGAGATTGGAAACGGTCTATGAAACACTTAGTCACAACATTTGGTATAATTTCAACCCTCCTGCTTGCACAAGGTTGTTCGTCAACGGTTAAATCTGGAGAAGCAGTTAAATCTGGAGAAACATCTGACTCTATTGCAATAAAGCAGCATGAGGGTCATTTAATGGATAAAGGCGAAACACCTGTTGTTGCATCCGATCCTCATGCCGGACATTCGATGCACAATAATATGGAGCAGGCGAATAATTCAGCGCAAGCGAAGGCGTTATTTAGCGATCGCAAAAATATCCAACCGAATCAGCCTGTTGTGCTTGGTATTAATATTCAAAACTCCAAGGGGAAGGCAATTACCAAGTTTGACACCTTTCAGGAAAAAATCATGCACCTGATTCTTGTCAGCGACGATCTTCAGTTTTTCAATCACCTTCATCCCACTTATAAACAAAATGGACGTTTTGAAGTAACGGCTAATTTTCCGCGATCGGGCCAATATACTTTCTTCGCCGATTACAAACCATCTGGGCAAAACGAACAAGTCTCGGTATTGAAAAAAGGAGTCCCCGGAGCCACTCCATCTGCCCCAGCAATTGACCTGAATACTGCTAAGACTTTTGGAGATACCAAGGTGAATATCACCTTTTCCAAACCCAAACTCAAAGCTGGTGAAGAAGTACACACGATATTTAAACTCAAAAATACTTCTAACAATCAACCAGTTACAAACTTGCAGCCTTATTTGGGAGAGCGAGGGCATTTAGTCATAGTAAAACATTCATCAAACTTGACGAAAGCAAATTATATTCACGCTCATGCAATGAAACATGACTCTGGGGGAGAAGTTCATTTTATGACTAAATTCCCTCAACCGGGAAAATATAAACTCTGGGGACAGTTCAATCGTAATGGAAAAGTTGTCACAACGGATTTTTGGGTAAATGTTCAGTAGCTAAATCGCAGTTGCAATTGTACAGTCAGGTAAGTTGTTGCGCTTTAGCGCTAAAGCACAACAACGTAGCCATTATCCATTCTGAACAAGAACCTATGGAACGTAATATCGTGTTCGGTTACATCGTTAGTACATGAGTGATATCGTCAAATTGTCTGTTTTCATCGTTGGTTAGGTTTTTACCACAGATGAAGACAGATGAAGACAGATGAACACAGATAAGAATAAGAACAGGAATTTTTTAGGTAACCGGAGATGATATAACTAGCAACTGGAGTTACTTAGCACTTTTACTGTTAAATTGTCCTTAAACAGTGTTTAATAGGTAAAAATGTTAATCGTTCGATCGCAACTTTACTCAAAAACGCCTAATGAACCATAAAAGATGGCGCTTCCCTCTGTTGGCGGCAGTTTGTGCCTTTGCCATCATACTATCGAACTGTGGCAACCCCACTAATAACAACCAATCTGAAAACCCCACCACTCCAGCCGCAACCCAACAAGGAGTGCTAGTCTACGGTTCCGGCGGACAACCCGTAAACCTGGAACCGGGGAATATCACCGACGGCAATTCAATCATTGTGCAGCAACAAATCTACAATCGCTTGATTGAATTTAAGCCCGGGACTACTGAGTTTCAACCCAGTCTAGCTACTTCCTGGTCTGTTTCTGCGGATGGTAAAGTCTGGACATTTAAACTCCGTCCTGGTGTTAAATTTCACGACGGTAGCGATTTTAATGCTGAAGCAGTTAAGTTCAATGTAGAACGCTGGTGGAACCCCCAACATCCCAACGGTTACCGCAA from Argonema galeatum A003/A1 harbors:
- a CDS encoding chemotaxis protein CheC is translated as MNLTVDQVDVLQELVNIGVGRAAGVLNEMIGSPICLRIPYIKVLSPQELQPDLEIRFNGDLLSTVGLNFSGSFAGTAELIFPTESASTLVEVLTGETAGTPDLDSVKIGTLLEVGNIVLNGIMGSLSNVLVQHLEYSLPTYVEGRIDKLVNSKQLDAKASVFLAHTRFIIEQLQIAGDIVVIFKVGSFDAMLKAIDLAFEGDNERDPGSPERVWHS
- a CDS encoding response regulator, which produces MALILIVEDAAFIRKMLQKILKAEGHTILEAPNGLQGLQMIRTHNPECIVLDLLMPEMGGRQVLLALRDEGLQIPTIVVTADVQQTTRAECLELGALTVLNKIPKPEELRHWVKKAIGVATQEGIYEPNS